The genomic window AAAATTCGCATCCGCTTAATACTAATATCTTGTTTCTAGGACTGAAATAATATCCTCCGGTAACCGAGAGATCTTGCACTCCTCCTGTCTGGTACGTGTTTTTTAATCAAAGACTCCAGTTTCAAAACACATCTTTCCGCTATCGGTGTATAGCTGTATCTACAAGATGGTGAAAAAAATTATTAGCCCTCTCAAAACTTGAACGAGTCTAATCTGATTTAGTATTTGCATTTTTCCTACACACTATATATTTTACCATTAGACCGGGAGTATTCACAATAGAAAAGATGACCATTTTGACAAAAAACCGCCAAAATTTTCAGAATAATGCATCTCTCCGTTCGGTTTGCAGATCACTGAAGATTACTACCTACCTCACACTGAAGCTGATCCATTCTGAACAATCTGCGGGCATTTTCACTGCTCAGACGGGCTGCTTCCCTGATCTCCATTCCTCTGATTGCCGCAATTCTGGCTAGCACTTTACACACATAAGCAGGCTCATTTCGTTTGCCACGATAGGGCTCAGGAGTAAGATACGGACAATCTGTCTCAATTAAGAACCTATCTTCCGGCACTTTCGCCGCGACTTCAGGGGCATGACGGGCATTTTTAAAAGTAAGCGGTCCTGAAAAAGACAAATAAAAACCCATGGCCAAAAGTTCTTTTGCCATTTCCCAGGAGCCTGAATAAGAATGAAAAACGCCGCCTGCCTCAGGAAGATGATTTTTAATAATTTGGAGAACATCCGCGTGTGCATCCCGGTTATGAATGATCACCGGTAAACCGGCTTCATTGGCCAGTTTTAATTGATGAATAAACCACTTGCGCTGGTCATCCCGTGGCGAAATGTCCCTGTAATAATCCAGACCAATTTCTCCCCAGGCAACAACTTTCGGGTTCTTCGCCAATCTGAACAACGTTTCCCAGGTTTTATCCGTACAAGTTTCAACATCGTGCGGATGAATGCCTACTGCTGCATAAATAAACGGGTATTCTTCAGCCAGCCTCACCGAATCCTGACTTGTCTTTTCGGTAGAGCCGACATTTACAATCGTCGTTACACCAGCTGCGGTAGCTCGGGCAATGGTCTCATCCCTGTCCGGGCTAAACTGGCTATCCTCTAAATGCGCATGCGTATCCCAGATCATTTGACCTGAGCCCCTGTCGGAAGATCTTTCTGAACATTAAGCACCTCCAGCTCTCCGTCCTGCGACGCTGCCAGAATCATTCCCTGGGACATGATTCCGCGGAGCTTGGCAGGCTTAAGATTCGCAACCAGAATAACCTTTTTGCCGACAAGTTCTTCGGGGCTGTAATGCTGGGCAATACCAGATACAATCGTTCTACGCTCCCCACCCATTTCTACTTCCAGTTTTAACAGTTTGTCGGCTTTTTCTACTTTTTCTGCCTGCAGCACTTTAACAACCCTAAAATCCATTTTGGCAAACTCTTCAATGCTGATTTCTTCCTTGAGCGGAGCCATCTCCGCCATGTGCTGCGAATTTTCCGGCTGCGAAGGACTGACTTCTAGATTTACTTCTTGTTGATGGTCTGTATTCCCCTGCACCTGCGTGACACACCTTTCTATTTCAGAATTGACCTGCTCAAGATATGCGGAGACATCGATTCTCGGGAAAATAGCTTCTCCCTTTCGGATGGCTGTGCCCGGCTGAATAACATTCCAGCTGTCTGCCTGTTCCCAGTCCTTGAAGAAATCTGTATCTCCCAGGAGGGGTTTGATTTTTCTCGGTACTCCCGGCATAAAGGGGGAGCATAAAATACCTAGGATCCTGATGCACTCCATAAATGTATAAAGCACCGTATCCAGCCTGTCCTGATTATCCTCACTTTTTGCCAGATTCCAGGGAGCTGTCTCATCGACATATTTATTGCACCTGCTGACAAACTGCCAGATGACCTCAAGCGCAGCCGCCGTATCACAGGCCAGCATTTTTTCTTCTGTCCCTTGTTTTACCCTGCTGCTTAAATCTCTGATCTCCCTCTCCAGATCGGTATCTTCTCCGGGTCCTGGGACAATTCCATTCCGGTATTTTACGACCATGGCCAAGGTGCGAGACACAAAATTTCCAAGATCATTCGCCAGATCACTGTTTAATTTTTCGACCAGATCGTCCTCGGAGAAGGTACCGTCCAACCCATACTGTAGTTCTTTTAACAGGAAATACCGAATGGGATCAGCACCATATCTCTGAATCAACTGAAATGAATCCTGAACGTTTCCTCTTGACTTGGATATTTTTCCACCTTCTTTATTTAAGAACCATCCGTGGCCAAAAACCTTCTCGGGCAAAGGAAGATCAAGCGCCATCAAAATAATTGGCCAGATAATGGTATGGAAACGGACAATATCTTTGCCAACAAGATGAACATTGGCCGGCCAGTAAGTTTTGTATTTTTCGCCGTCAGGATAGCCCAGCGCAGAGATATAGTTGATCAGGGCATCGAGCCAGACATAGACCACATGTTTCGGATCAAAAGGGACCTTGATGCCCCACTGGAAGGTCGTACGCGATACACAGAGATCTTCAAGCCCTCCTTCAATAAAGCGGATCATTTCATTTCTTCTCGAAGCAGGCTGAATAAAATCGGGATGGTCCTGAATATATTGCAGCAGTCTGCCACTGTATTTGGACATCCTGAAAAAGTAACTTTCTTCTTTCAGAAGTTCCACATGTCTTCCACAATCCGGATTCGGACATTTTCCGTCAACAAGTTTGTTCTCTGTCCAGAAAGTTTCACAAGGTGTACAGTACCAACCTTCGTATTCAGATTTGTAAATATCGCCCTTTTCATAAAGCCTTGTAAATATTTGCTGTACGACTTTGGCATGCCGTTCTTCTGTTGTTCGAATAAAATCATCATTGGAAATGTCAAGCAGTCTCCAGAATTCCTTAAATTTATCGACGATTCCGTCAACATATGTAAGCGGATCCATCCCGGCATTTTCAGCAGTCCGTACAATTTTTTGCGCATTCTCATCCGTCCCGGTCAAAAAATAGACATCATCGCCCTTCATTCTTCGCAGACGGGCCATCGCATCCGCCGCAATAGTCGTGTACGCAGTCCCGATATGAGGACTGGAATTGGGATAATAAATAGGTGTGGTAATATAATATTTCACAGGAATAGACCTCCTTTTATTTACGGTAGACAATTCGTTATCATCAGCAGTTTCAAGGTTTGCTTTGTTTGCATTTTCTTAATATAAGAAACTTCAGGAAATACTGTCAAGGCCAATGAGATTGTTTCGACAAATTAAATATTATAATTTTGGATATCATGAATATACTATATATTTTTTGTGATAAAAAAGCGTTTTTAAAACTTTTCGCCTATTGACTTTTTCAGGCATGATTGGTAACATTAGGATGATATATGTCGAAACTTGTTGAGAAAGGGGATGAAAATTATGAAATCCACAGGAATTGTGAGAAAAGTTGATGAATTGGGTCGGGTCGTATTACCAATCGAACTTCGCAGAACATTAGGAATTGATGAAAGAGACGCTTTGGAAATATATGTTGACGAAGAAAAAATCATACTTAAAAAGTATGAGCCAGCTTGCGTCTTCTGTGGCAATGCTTCCAATGTTCAAGTATTCCGCGGGAAGAATGTCTGTCGTGAATGTGCCGCGGCAATGGGGGAAGCTGCTGCTTCAGAAAATAAAGCCGGTTGAACATCTGGCTTTCCAGACAGGAGGTAAATAGTTACTTCCTGTTTTTTTTGTCCATTTTGTCACTTCTGATCCAGAAAAGCCTTATAAATCATACTTTTACTCATACCATATTTTTTAGCAACCATTTTCATTGCTTCCTTGCGATCTTTGCCGTCTTTTTCAAATTTTCGGAGGTCCTCCATCCAAAGGGAAGGGTCCCCGGGATCAATGTTTTTTTCTGCAGGTGCCAGAATAATACAGCATTCACCTTTTACTGGTGCAAGCCGGAATTCCTGCAGAAGTTCATTTGCGAGACCCCTGTGTACCGTTTGGTGCAGTTTAGTCAGCTCCCTGGCTACTGCAGTCTGACGGTCCCCAAGAATCTCCAGAATGTCTTCCAGCGTTGCTTTGATCCGGTGAGGTGCCTCATAGAGAATAATGGTGTAAGGAATTTCGGTCATTTTTCTCAGGATTTTTTTGCGCTCTGTTTTTGTTGAAGGCAAAAATCCCAGAAAGAGAAAATTCTCCGCCGGCATTCCCGACAGAACAAGTGCTGTTAAAGCAGCATTGGCGCCAGGCAAAACGTCAACACAGATTTTTTCTTCCTGACAGCGGGCAATAAGTATATGACCGGGATCAGATATCCCGGGCATTCCCGCATCAGAGACCAACGCACCGCTTTTTCCTTCTTTTAAGAAGCGAACAATCTCCTCGGCACGCGATTTTTCATTATGGTCATGGTAACTTAAAAGAGGGGTCTTAATCTGATAATGATCAAGAAGTTTTCTCGAATGCCTCGTATCTTCCGCGGCTATAAAATCGACTGCTTTCAGTGTTTCGAGCACCCGAAGCGTAATATCTCCTAAATTGCCGATTGGGGTGGCACAGACATACAAAATCCCTGTTTGCGGCATGATATCCTCCGGTCGTCAGTCTTTACGAAGAAAAGCATTGCAGAAAAGGCAGCTTCCTTCAACGGGTTCGCCGAAATAAATATGGCAGACATGAAAACCTTCCTGATAGAGCTTTTCGAGATTTTCCTGTGCTTCCTTTTGGATTTTGGCTGCATTTTTCTGTACCCTGACCGTATCTGCCTCTGAGACGGCACAAAGCTGCCTTTTTAGTTTGACGTTTTCTTCTTCCAGATACTCAACATATTGTCTAAGGCTTTTTACTTCACTTAAAAGCGTTGAGATATTTTCTTCAACTTCCGTAATTGCCTGATATAGCTGGCCCAACTCTATTCCTCCGCTTCTTCGGCAACAAGTTTGCGCAATTCTTCTTGGCTCTCCTTATCATATACCTCAGAGAAAATTCGATTCTCTTTGGGTCCCTTATTTAATGTGTTGTGGCATTCATAGCAGCTATTCTCATATTTAAGACAGCACATCAGCCTTCCGCAGATGCCGGAAATTTTTGTCGGGTTAAGCGAAAGATTCTGATCTTTGGCCATCCGGATCGATACCGGTTCGAAATCTCCCAGGAAAGAGCTGCAGCACAGTTCCCTGCCACAGGAACCGAGTCCTCCGAGCATCTTCGCCTCATCCCGCACCCCGATCTGTCGAAGTTCTATGCGGGTACGGAATACGGAGGCCAGATCTTTCACCAGTTCCCTGAAATCCACCCGGCCTTCGGCTGTAAAAGAAAAAATAATCTTATTGCCATCAAAAGTATATTCTACATCAATCAGTTTCATCGGAAGCTGATGGGCATGAATTTTTCTGAGGCATATCTGAAAAGCCTCTTTTTCTTTCTTCTCATTGTTTTGATAGATTTCCTCATCTTCGGGTGTTGCTAAGCGCAGCACCTCTTTGAGCGGCGATACCACTTCCTCTTCGGAAATCTCTTTTAATGAAATGACCGCTTTACCGTATTCCATTCCCCGTACCGTCTCCACAATAACACCGTCGTTCGGCTTTATATCGAGGCTGCCGGGAAGAAAATAATAGATCTTGCCGGCTTTTTTGAAACGAATACCAACAACTTTAGCCAATATCGGTTCCTCCCAATTTCAAATGTTTTAGGGCCAGTACTTCCAGCGCCAGCCTGTGATTAACCTGTCTGCGGACGGCTTCTGTCATTTGTGTAATTTCTTTAAGAACCTGAGGTGACTGCTGCCCTTTAATCACCATTTCTTTCAGGACAACAGCCAGGACCTGCAGAAGAAGCTGGCCTTCTTCTCTTTCCATCGGAAAAAGCGCAAACATTTTCAGGAAATCTTTTTTTTCGATGGCCTCCAGATAGTTTCCCGACAGGCTCTTGATCCGGCTTAGACCAACCTCCTGGATTTTCCTTGCCAGATCTGGATCTCCGCCGCTAAGCCGGAAAGCATCCGTCTCCTCCAGCCAATCGCTTTCTGCCGGTGAAGAGAAATAGACTTCCTGAGCACGGCTCCTTAAGGTATTAATAATTCCCTCGGCATTTCCTGCACTTAAGACAATTAACGTATGATCTGGTGGCTCCTCGGCCAATTTAAGCAACGCATTCGCAGCAGGGAGCGTAAGCTTGTCTGCCTGGTCAACCAAACATATCCGGAATTTCCCTTCATAGGTCTTACGATATAGTTTCCCCTGAATCTGAATAATCTGTTCGATGCCAATCGATGTCTTTTGCGGCCTGATCATATGAAAATCAGGGTGATTGCCGGATAACATTTTTCTACAATCCGGACACTCCCTGCAGGGTTTGTTTTCTTTTCTACAGTTTAACATGAGAGCAAGATCTCGAACAGCCCTTTCTCTTTCGATCATCCCGCTACCGTGAAATAAGAGAAAATGGGCCAGTTTTCCTTCAAGCGCTGCTTTTGTTAATAATGTATAATTGATCCCCATGATCCTATCCACCTTAAATATTCACTGCGAGAATTTCTCCGCGTTCCGAACCATCCCACCCCTGCCAATTATACTCCCTGGCCCTGTTCAGATATTCCAACACATAAGAGGTGATCTCTTCTCCTCCTGCAATAAGCGGGATGCCGGGGGGATAAATCGAAATAGTTTCTCCGGAAATTAAACCAAGGGCATCCTTTAGTTTCACCGGTTTCTTGGCTGCCAGCCATGCTTCCCTCGGTGTCAAATGCATCGGAGGGATAAGCAGAGTGGAGCCTGATCTGGCAGAATTCTGAGATTGATCCGTTCTTCGCTCCTTTTGCTGTCCTGCCGGCCGACGGTACTTGCCCACCAGGTATTCTAGCGCCTTCGTCAAATGACGTACGTCCTCGGGCCTGCTGCCTGCGCCGAGCATAAAAAGAATATTTTCTTTGTCCCATAATTCAGGCTCAATCTGGAATACCTTTCTTAAAAAATCTACAGCTTCAAACGCAGTCAAGCCCAAACCCGAAACATTGATCAGAATTTTGGACCAATCAACATCATAAATACCATATTTCCCGGAGTCCTTACCTGTAAGTATCCGAAAAGGTCCCTCCAGTTTTCGGTGCAGCAGACATACTTCCACGTAAAGATCCTGCCAGATCTGTGTCTGTGTTAATCCTTCAAGCGCCGTTTCCAGAGAAGCCATCAAAAGATAGCTCGGACTGGAAGTCTGCAGAAATTCCAATGATTTTTTTAGGGACGTGCGGTCAACTCTGCTGCCCTGTACATGGAGCATCCCGGCCTGAGTGAGCGCCGCGAGGGTCTTATGGGAACTATGGAGTACCAGGTCTGCTCCTTCGGCTACGGCACCGGCAGGGAACAGCTCTCCCTGCAAATGGGAGCCATGGGCTTGATCCACCAGGATCGGAACAAACGGAGCATTCCCGTCCCTTTGCTTGATGATTGTTTTGAGATCTGTGACCGTTCCGTAATAACTTGGACTCGTCAGATGCAGTGCCCCAATTCCTGCCAGATCGTCGGAATATTCTGCCGCATCCATTCCTAGAGCCAAATGAAAATCCGGATGAATAATCGGAGCAATATATTCGGGAACAACCCCCGACAGAATCAAGGCACCAAAAACGGATCGGTGTGCCCTGCGGTCAATTCGGACTTTTCTGTCTGTCAGCCGCGTGCCGGCCATCAGCGCGGCAAACATAGACTGGTTACCCGCAGTACCTCCGTTAATCAGAAAAAAGGTCTCTTCCGATCCATAAGCTTCCGCAGCTTTTTTCTGTGCTTCAGCGATAATCCCATGTGGATGGTGGAGCATATCCAACCCTGGAAGTTCCGTTAAATCATAATCCGGAAACATCATTCCGGACAGTAGTTCCTTACTGCCTTTATGACCAGGCGTATGAAACGAAATCATACCCTGCCCACAGTAGTCATCAAGTCCTTTTCTCAGTGAATCCACCGGGTTCCTCCCCACAATAGGTATCATTTTATTTTAGCATATTTTCACTTGTATTTCACCTTTGTTTTAGCGATTTGACTGTCCACATATGTAATCAGCAGACTGTCCGTATAGGACTTTCCGTATAAGCAGTAAATTCTCCTGATACGTTGGGGTCCGGACATCGGCTGTCATAATTTGTTCTTCACAAGCTGAGCAAATAAACTTTCCGGCAAGGCGAAGC from Dehalobacter sp. includes these protein-coding regions:
- a CDS encoding AbrB/MazE/SpoVT family DNA-binding domain-containing protein, with amino-acid sequence MKSTGIVRKVDELGRVVLPIELRRTLGIDERDALEIYVDEEKIILKKYEPACVFCGNASNVQVFRGKNVCRECAAAMGEAAASENKAG
- the rsmI gene encoding 16S rRNA (cytidine(1402)-2'-O)-methyltransferase; amino-acid sequence: MPQTGILYVCATPIGNLGDITLRVLETLKAVDFIAAEDTRHSRKLLDHYQIKTPLLSYHDHNEKSRAEEIVRFLKEGKSGALVSDAGMPGISDPGHILIARCQEEKICVDVLPGANAALTALVLSGMPAENFLFLGFLPSTKTERKKILRKMTEIPYTIILYEAPHRIKATLEDILEILGDRQTAVARELTKLHQTVHRGLANELLQEFRLAPVKGECCIILAPAEKNIDPGDPSLWMEDLRKFEKDGKDRKEAMKMVAKKYGMSKSMIYKAFLDQK
- a CDS encoding initiation control protein YabA, with product MGQLYQAITEVEENISTLLSEVKSLRQYVEYLEEENVKLKRQLCAVSEADTVRVQKNAAKIQKEAQENLEKLYQEGFHVCHIYFGEPVEGSCLFCNAFLRKD
- a CDS encoding stage 0 sporulation family protein — encoded protein: MAKVVGIRFKKAGKIYYFLPGSLDIKPNDGVIVETVRGMEYGKAVISLKEISEEEVVSPLKEVLRLATPEDEEIYQNNEKKEKEAFQICLRKIHAHQLPMKLIDVEYTFDGNKIIFSFTAEGRVDFRELVKDLASVFRTRIELRQIGVRDEAKMLGGLGSCGRELCCSSFLGDFEPVSIRMAKDQNLSLNPTKISGICGRLMCCLKYENSCYECHNTLNKGPKENRIFSEVYDKESQEELRKLVAEEAEE
- the metG gene encoding methionine--tRNA ligase; this encodes MKYYITTPIYYPNSSPHIGTAYTTIAADAMARLRRMKGDDVYFLTGTDENAQKIVRTAENAGMDPLTYVDGIVDKFKEFWRLLDISNDDFIRTTEERHAKVVQQIFTRLYEKGDIYKSEYEGWYCTPCETFWTENKLVDGKCPNPDCGRHVELLKEESYFFRMSKYSGRLLQYIQDHPDFIQPASRRNEMIRFIEGGLEDLCVSRTTFQWGIKVPFDPKHVVYVWLDALINYISALGYPDGEKYKTYWPANVHLVGKDIVRFHTIIWPIILMALDLPLPEKVFGHGWFLNKEGGKISKSRGNVQDSFQLIQRYGADPIRYFLLKELQYGLDGTFSEDDLVEKLNSDLANDLGNFVSRTLAMVVKYRNGIVPGPGEDTDLEREIRDLSSRVKQGTEEKMLACDTAAALEVIWQFVSRCNKYVDETAPWNLAKSEDNQDRLDTVLYTFMECIRILGILCSPFMPGVPRKIKPLLGDTDFFKDWEQADSWNVIQPGTAIRKGEAIFPRIDVSAYLEQVNSEIERCVTQVQGNTDHQQEVNLEVSPSQPENSQHMAEMAPLKEEISIEEFAKMDFRVVKVLQAEKVEKADKLLKLEVEMGGERRTIVSGIAQHYSPEELVGKKVILVANLKPAKLRGIMSQGMILAASQDGELEVLNVQKDLPTGAQVK
- a CDS encoding DNA polymerase III subunit delta' — its product is MGINYTLLTKAALEGKLAHFLLFHGSGMIERERAVRDLALMLNCRKENKPCRECPDCRKMLSGNHPDFHMIRPQKTSIGIEQIIQIQGKLYRKTYEGKFRICLVDQADKLTLPAANALLKLAEEPPDHTLIVLSAGNAEGIINTLRSRAQEVYFSSPAESDWLEETDAFRLSGGDPDLARKIQEVGLSRIKSLSGNYLEAIEKKDFLKMFALFPMEREEGQLLLQVLAVVLKEMVIKGQQSPQVLKEITQMTEAVRRQVNHRLALEVLALKHLKLGGTDIG
- a CDS encoding TatD family hydrolase, producing MIWDTHAHLEDSQFSPDRDETIARATAAGVTTIVNVGSTEKTSQDSVRLAEEYPFIYAAVGIHPHDVETCTDKTWETLFRLAKNPKVVAWGEIGLDYYRDISPRDDQRKWFIHQLKLANEAGLPVIIHNRDAHADVLQIIKNHLPEAGGVFHSYSGSWEMAKELLAMGFYLSFSGPLTFKNARHAPEVAAKVPEDRFLIETDCPYLTPEPYRGKRNEPAYVCKVLARIAAIRGMEIREAARLSSENARRLFRMDQLQCEVGSNLQ
- a CDS encoding amino acid decarboxylase, yielding MDSLRKGLDDYCGQGMISFHTPGHKGSKELLSGMMFPDYDLTELPGLDMLHHPHGIIAEAQKKAAEAYGSEETFFLINGGTAGNQSMFAALMAGTRLTDRKVRIDRRAHRSVFGALILSGVVPEYIAPIIHPDFHLALGMDAAEYSDDLAGIGALHLTSPSYYGTVTDLKTIIKQRDGNAPFVPILVDQAHGSHLQGELFPAGAVAEGADLVLHSSHKTLAALTQAGMLHVQGSRVDRTSLKKSLEFLQTSSPSYLLMASLETALEGLTQTQIWQDLYVEVCLLHRKLEGPFRILTGKDSGKYGIYDVDWSKILINVSGLGLTAFEAVDFLRKVFQIEPELWDKENILFMLGAGSRPEDVRHLTKALEYLVGKYRRPAGQQKERRTDQSQNSARSGSTLLIPPMHLTPREAWLAAKKPVKLKDALGLISGETISIYPPGIPLIAGGEEITSYVLEYLNRAREYNWQGWDGSERGEILAVNI